The Dama dama isolate Ldn47 chromosome 3, ASM3311817v1, whole genome shotgun sequence genome has a segment encoding these proteins:
- the LOC133041312 gene encoding F-box/WD repeat-containing protein 2-like, translating to MERKDFETWLDNISVTFLSLKDLQKNETLDHLISLSGAVQLRHLSNNLETLLNRDFLTLLPLELSFYLLKWLDPQTLLMCCLVSKQWNKVISACTEVWQTACKNLGWQIDDSVQDALHWKKVYLKAILRMKQLEDHEAFETSSLIGHSARVYALYYKDGLLCTGSDDLSAKLWDVSTGQCVYGIQTHTCAAVKFDEQKLVTGSFDNTVACWEWSSGARTQHFRGHTGAVFSVDYNDELDVLVSGSADFTVKVWALSAGTCLNTLTGHTEWVTKVVLQKCKVKSLLHSPGDYILLSADKYEIKIWPIGREINCKCLKTLSVSEDRSICLQPRLHFDGKYIVCSSALGLYQWDFASYDILRVIKTPEIANLALLGFGDIFALLFDNRYLYILDLWTESLISRWPLPEYRKSKRGSSFLAGEASWLNGLDGHNDTGLVFATSMPDHSIHLVLWKQHG from the coding sequence ATGGAGAGAAAGGACTTTGAGACATGGCTTGATAACATTTCTgttacatttctttctctgaaggacttgcagaaaaatgaaactcTGGATCACCTGATTAGTCTGAGTGGGGCAGTCCAGCTCAGACACCTCTCCAATAACCTGGAGACTCTGCTCAATCGGGACTTCCTCACACTCCTTCCCCTGGAGctcagtttttatttgttaaaatggcTCGACCCTCAGACTTTACTCATGTGCTGCCTCGTCTCTAAACAGTGGAATAAGGTGATAAGTGCCTGTACAGAGGTGTGGCAGACCGCCTGTAAAAATTTGGGCTGGCAGATAGATGATTCTGTTCAGGACGCTTTGCACTGGAAGAAGGTTTATTTGAAGGCTATTTTGAGAATGAAgcaactggaggaccatgaagcctttGAGACCTCATCTTTAATTGGACACAGTGCCAGAGTGTATGCACTTTACTACAAAGATGGACTTCTGTGTACAGGGTCAGATGACTTGTCTGCAAAACTGTGGGATGTGAGCACAGGGCAGTGTGTTTATGGCATCCAGACGCACACTTGTGCTGCGGTGAAGTTTGATGAGCAGAAGCTTGTGACAGGCTCCTTTGACAACACCGTGGCCTGCTGGGAATGGAGCTCCGGAGCCAGGACCCAGCACTTCCGGGGGCACACGGGGGCGGTGTTTAGTGTTGACTACAACGACGAACTGGACGTCTTGGTGAGTGGCTCTGCAGACTTCACCGTGAAAGTATGGGCTTTATCTGCTGGGACATGCCTGAACACTCTCACCGGGCACACAGAATGGGTCACCAAGGTGGTCTTGCAGaagtgcaaagtcaagtctctCTTGCACAGCCCTGGAGACTACATCCTCTTAAGTGCAGACAAATATGAGATCAAGATTTGGCCAATTGGGAGAGAAATTAACTGCAAGTGCTTAAAGACGTTGTCTGTCTCTGAGGAtagaagtatctgcctgcagccaAGACTTCATTTTGATGGCAAATACATTGTCTGTAGTTCGGCACTGGGCCTCTACCAGTGGGACTTCGCCAGTTATGATATTCTCAGGGTCATCAAGACTCCGGAGATAGCAAACCTGGCCTTGCTTGGCTTTGGAGACATCTTTGCCCTGCTGTTTGACAACCGCTACCTGTATATCCTGGACTtgtggacagagagcctgattaGCCGCTGGCCTCTCCCCGAGTATAGGAAGTCCAAGAGGGGCTCCAGCTTCCTGGCGGGTGAAGCGTCCTGGCTGAACGGACTGGACGGGCACAACGACACGGGCCTGGTCTTTGCCACCAGCATGCCTGACCACAGCATCCACCTGGTGCTGTGGAAGCAGCACGGCTGA